CGCAGTCTGTGTTTGAGGAAGTTTGAGTTCCGCTTCGATCACCGAATCCACGGAAGAATGAATTTCTTCGTAGGCGAGAACTCCAAAATTGCGAGGAGGAAATTCCTTTGCGAGCAGATACGAAAAAGGAAGTCTGACTTCTCTGTTGACCACAAAGATCGGGAACTTTCCTTCCGTTCTAAAATTGCGGTAGAGTTCGGCGACCCCATCGATCAACCTTCTATAAAAATCGGGTGGAAGAGAAAGGACGTCTCGATTTTCGATTCGGTCTTGTGTGATCGACTTGTTCAGACGATCCAAGATTCTACTTTCTAAAGTGATCACTCGCAATTTGCCGTCCATAGAAAGATAGTCTCGAACCACGGTTCTTGAAACCGACTGACGGACGAGTTCCGTGAGAATGTAAGGATTCTGATATTTGGAAAGATTGTTTGCGATCGATTCTAAGATCGGAACGAGGTTTCGAATTCCCAATCCTTCTCTGAGAAGATTCTGCAATACTTGTTGAATGATTCCCAAATTACCCGGTTTATCTGCGTCCAATTCATTGACGAGGGTCGGGTACGTCGCTTTGTAGTGATCCAGAAGTTTTTTGACTTCTTCACGACCGAGCAAGGTGGACGCGTGTGTCGCGAGGAGTTCCTTAAGATGTGTGACAACGACCGTGGACGCGTCGACGACTGTGTAACCCTTTGCTTCCGCTTCGGACTTGTCTTCGGAAGAAATCCATTTTGCCTTTTGTCCAAAAGACGGTTCCAAGAAATCTTCTCCTTGGATCGCTTCCGCATTTCCCGGACTCGTATTGAGGGCCATGAGTTTGTCCGGTTTTACGGTCGAAGCTCCCACTTCGGTTCCGTTGATCTTAATCGAATACGTATCCGGATTGAGATCAAGATTATCTAATATTCTTACCGGAGGTATGACGACCCCGTTGTCTTGGGCGAATTTTTTACGCAGGTTGCTGATCTGATCCAAAAGCGCCCCGCCCTGGGAAGCGTCGACTAACGGAATGAGATGATAACCGACTTCGATTTCGATCGGATCGGTTCGAAGCTCTTCGTAAAAATCTTTCGGCTTACGATCCTGACCGGATTCTTTCTCTTTTTTCTCGATCGACTCAAGTTGCTCTTTGACCGTTTGTTCGAGAGAATATCCCAAGTAGGCGATTCCAGAAGAGAGGATGAGGAGAGGAAAAAAGGGAAGACCCGGGATAAATGCCGAAAATCCCAAACTTCCCGCAACGACATAGAGAACCTTAGAATTGCTGAAGAGTTGGTTTTTGAACTGAGTAGCAAGATCGGATTCGGAACCCGAACGAGTTACGATGATACCGGTCGCAACCGTTGTCAGAAGCGCAGGAATCTGAGAAACGAGACCGTCACCAATGGTAAACTTTCCGTAGGTTTCGATCGCTTGTGTGAAGGATTCTCCTCGAATGGAAGCTCCGATGATCACTCCACCTAACAAGTTGATGGCGGTAATGATCAGACCGGCTCGGACGTCCCCTTGGACGAACTTACTCGCTCCATCCATGGATCCGTAGAAATCGACTTCCGCTTCGATCTTCTTTCTTCTTTTTTTGGCTTCTTCCTCGTTGATGTTTCCGGAAGAAAGTTCCATGTCGATGGCCATCTGTTTACCGGGCAAGGCATCCAAAGTGAATCGGGCCGCAACTTCGGAGATCCGAGTCGCACCTTTTGTGATCACCAAGACCTGAACGAGAACCAAGATGATGAAGATGATGAAGCCGACTACATATTTGGAAAGGCCGGATTCGCTTCCGATGATAAACGAACCGAATGCATCGATGATACTACTGTTCATCGCCGGACCTTTCGAAAGAATCTGACGAGTCGTAGAAACGTTGAGCGCAAGACGATACAAAGTAGTGATCAAAAGTAAACTCGGGAAGATCGAAAAATCAGCCGGTTCCTTTACGGAGAGTGAGGTCAAGAGCACCAAAAGCCCTATCGCCAAACTCACAATAATCAAAATATCTAATATAAATCCTGGAAGAGGAATGACCAACATGGCAACGATTGCCACGGCGCCCACTCCTAAAATTACGTCCGACTGATTCCACCATTTCTTTTCCATAGTTTCCTCTTACACAGCTCTCCGGAAAGATTCAAGACGGGAGAGAATGGTTGCGATCGCGCGATAGAATTGTTGTGGAACTTCCGCGCCGAGTTCCACTTCCTCGTAAAGACCTCTTGCTTGCAGACGATCTTCAATCGTAGGAACGCCATTTTCTCTTGCGATACGAATGATCAGAAGCGCGAAGTCATCCACACCCTTAGCGACGACGATCGGAGCCTTGTGAATTCCCGGTTTGTATTCCAGAGCCACCGCGAAGTGAGTCGGGTTTGTGATGACTACGTCTGCCTCGGGAACTTTCGCGAGCATCTTACGTTTGTTCATCATATCTCTTGCAAGTTGTCTTCT
This window of the Leptospira stimsonii genome carries:
- the flhA gene encoding flagellar biosynthesis protein FlhA, giving the protein MEKKWWNQSDVILGVGAVAIVAMLVIPLPGFILDILIIVSLAIGLLVLLTSLSVKEPADFSIFPSLLLITTLYRLALNVSTTRQILSKGPAMNSSIIDAFGSFIIGSESGLSKYVVGFIIFIILVLVQVLVITKGATRISEVAARFTLDALPGKQMAIDMELSSGNINEEEAKKRRKKIEAEVDFYGSMDGASKFVQGDVRAGLIITAINLLGGVIIGASIRGESFTQAIETYGKFTIGDGLVSQIPALLTTVATGIIVTRSGSESDLATQFKNQLFSNSKVLYVVAGSLGFSAFIPGLPFFPLLILSSGIAYLGYSLEQTVKEQLESIEKKEKESGQDRKPKDFYEELRTDPIEIEVGYHLIPLVDASQGGALLDQISNLRKKFAQDNGVVIPPVRILDNLDLNPDTYSIKINGTEVGASTVKPDKLMALNTSPGNAEAIQGEDFLEPSFGQKAKWISSEDKSEAEAKGYTVVDASTVVVTHLKELLATHASTLLGREEVKKLLDHYKATYPTLVNELDADKPGNLGIIQQVLQNLLREGLGIRNLVPILESIANNLSKYQNPYILTELVRQSVSRTVVRDYLSMDGKLRVITLESRILDRLNKSITQDRIENRDVLSLPPDFYRRLIDGVAELYRNFRTEGKFPIFVVNREVRLPFSYLLAKEFPPRNFGVLAYEEIHSSVDSVIEAELKLPQTQTATAGVGEEV